In the Populus trichocarpa isolate Nisqually-1 chromosome 1, P.trichocarpa_v4.1, whole genome shotgun sequence genome, one interval contains:
- the LOC7480067 gene encoding protein DUF642 L-GALACTONO-1,4-LACTONE-RESPONSIVE GENE 2, with translation MAVGISLLLASFLLFTTSALAATYMEGFLKNGNFEEKPKPGAIKKTVLKGKYALPSWEINGFVEYISAGPQPGGMYFNVAHGVHAVRLGNEASISQTITIKAGSLYALTFGASRTCAQDEVLRVSVGTVFGDLPLQTLYSSNGGDTYAWGFKLNATVVKVSFRNTGVQEDPACGPLIDAVAIKELFPPMPTRDNLVKNHGFEEGPHRLVNTSSGVLLPPRQEDLTSPLPGWMIESLKAVKFIDKKHFNVPFGLAAVELVAGRESAIAQILRTIPDKVYGLTFTVGDARNGCHGSMMVEAFAAKDTFKVPFESKGKGEFKTVSFKFKAVTARTRITFYSSYYHTRIDDFGSLCGPILDEVRVFPIA, from the exons ATGGCCGTTGGGATCTCACTTTTGCTTGCATCATTCTTGCTCTTCACTACCTCTGCTTTAGCTGCTACTTACATGGAAG GCTTTCTAAAAAATGGCAACTTTGAAGAGAAACCAAAACCTGGCGCGATCAAGAAAACAGTCCTTAAAGGAAAATATGCGCTTCCCAGCTGGGAAATCAATGGATTCGTAGAGTACATCTCTGCTGGGCCACAACCTGGTGGCATGTACTTTAATGTGGCTCATGGTGTCCATGCAGTAAGGCTAGGCAATGAGGCCTCGATTTctcaaacaataacaataaaagcaGGCTCTCTATATGCCCTCACATTTGGTGCATCAAGAACTTGTGCCCAAGATGAGGTGTTGAGAGTCTCAGTTGGGACCGTGTTTGGGGACCTGCCCTTGCAGACACTGTATAGTAGCAATGGCGGAGACACTTATGCTTGGGGATTTAAACTCAATGCCACTGTTGTTAAAGTGTCATTTCGCAATACTGGAGTCCAAGAGGACCCTGCCTGTGGGCCACTCATTGATGCAGTTGCTATCAAGGAGCTCTTTCCACCAATGCCCACAAGAG ATAACCTTGTAAAGAATCATGGCTTTGAGGAGGGTCCTCATCGGTTAGTAAACACATCCAGTGGTGTCCTCCTCCCTCCAAGACAAGAAGATCTCACATCTCCACTTCCCGGCTGGATGATCGAATCACTTAAAGCTGTGAAGTTCATTGACAAAAAGCACTTCAACGTTCCTTTTGGGCTCGCTGCTGTCGAGCTTGTTGCAGGAAGAGAAAGTGCAATTGCCCAAATCCTCAGAACAATTCCCGACAAAGTCTACGGTCTCACATTCACCGTCGGGGACGCAAGAAATGGTTGCCATGGATCAATGATGGTCGAGGCATTCGCTGCTAAGGATACCTTCAAAGTTCCATTCGAATCCAAGGGAAAGGGTGAATTCAAGACcgtaagtttcaagttcaaagccGTTACAGCTCGGACAAGAATTACGTTTTACAGTTCATACTACCATACTAGGATTGATGACTTCGGATCCCTCTGTGGTCCTATACTCGATGAAGTTAGGGTATTCCCTATTGCTTAG
- the LOC7463841 gene encoding cytochrome b5 domain-containing protein RLF: MDNDNDFTFCQVGLPVDKNELEAENLASDIGGIIIKDGFSNGTNSSQGGGVVWRDSLPSDADSKNERTVGSLSFNVIDASARGESSGVPRQVASGNAGTSAKNFDEKKVSARKPVARSKVPFEKGYSQMDWLKLTRTHPDLAGLKGQSNKRLISMDEVKLHQTEGSMWTVLKGRVYNLSPYLKFHPGGADILMKAVGKDCTSLFNKYHAWVNAEFLLEKCLVGTLDAGQ, from the exons ATGGATAATGACAATGATTTCACCTTTTGCCAG GTGGGATTGCCTGTTGATAAAAATGAACTCGAGGCGGAGAATCTTGCATCGGATATTGGGGGCATAATTATTAAAGATGGATTTTCTAACGGCACTAATAGTAGTCAGGGTGGTGGTGTTGTGTGGAGAGATAGCTTGCCTAGTGATGCTGATTCCAAGAACGAGAGAACCGTTGGTTCTCTGTCTTTCAATGTTATTGATGCATCGGCTCGGGGAGAGTCAAGTGGAGTTCCTAGACAAGTGGCATCTGGAAATGCTGGAACTTCAGCTaagaattttgatgaaaagaaaGTTTCTGCTAGGAAGCCTGTGGCTCGAAGTAAGGTTCCGTTTGAGAAAGGTTATAGCCAAATGGATTGGCTTAAACTCACTCGAACTCATCCTGATCTTGCAG GATTGAAGGGACAGTCCAACAAGAGGCTTATTTCCATGGATGAAGTTAAACTACACCAAACAGAAGGATCCATGTGGACTGTTTTAAAAGGTCGTGTCTACAATTTGTCTCCATACCTCAAGTTTCATCCAGGAG GTGCTGATATACTGATGAAGGCAGTAGGAAAAGACTGTACATCTTTATTCA ACAAATACCATGCCTGGGTGAATGCTGAATTCTTGCTGGAGAAGTGCCTCGTGGGCACTTTGGATGCAGGTCAGTGA